CAACGGCCTGGCCAACGTCGTGGCGCATTGGTGCGGGCTGGGCGCGGCACCGGGCGAGGCCGTCGTGCCGCCGCTCGACCACGGCCAGGAGCACAATTACGGCGGCATCGGCCTGCGCGCCGGCGGCGCCGGCGAGCGCGTGCCCGTGGTGAGTGTCGATTCGCTCGACCTGCCGGGCTGCGCGCTGATCAAGGTCGACGTCGAGGGCATGGAGCTCGACGTGCTGCGCGGCGCGGCCGATACCATTCGCCGTCGTCAGCCGCGGCTCTTCGTCGAGAACAACGGCACCGAGCGCTCGCCGCCGCTGATCGGCTGGCTGCTGGAGCAAGGCTACCGGCTCTATTGGCACGTGACGCCGCTGTTCAATCCGCGCAACTTCGCCAATGCCGCCGAGGATGCCTTTGCCAACCTGAACGCGACCAACATGCTCTGCCTGCCGCCGCGCGACACGTCCGAGGTGCGCGGCCTGCGCGCTGTCAGCGGCCCAGAGGACACCGCGCTCGAATCGCAGCGCCGCCGCCGCGAGGCGGCCGCGGCTGCGCGATCGTAGGCGTACGATGCGGCGCGCGACGTTCCTCTTCCTCGTCATGCTGCTGGCGGCGCCGGGTGCGCGCGCCCAGCTCGACCCGGTGCCGCCGCCGGAGCGTTGGCGCGATTACGACGGCGGCTCGGACAACTTCACCATCCGCGTGCCGGGCATCGTGCAGAAGCGGCCATGGAGCGACGGCGGTTTCCCTGCGGTGCACTACCTGACCGGCAGCGTCGAGGAGGCGTTCAGCGTAACCGTCGTGTTCTATCCTCCCTCGATCCGCGGCAGCGCCGGCGCGCCCCTGATCGCGCAGCGGTTCGCCACCCTGATGCTGGCGCGCACCAGCGCCGACAAGCCGACGCGCAATGAGCCCGATACCTGCGGTGGCGACGCGCCGGGTCACGTGGTCGAAGCGCCGCTGCCCGACGAGCTCGACTATTTCGCGCGCGTCTGCGTCACGGCCGAGACCGTCTACAAGATCGAGGCGGTGGTGAACCGCGAGAAGCTGCCGGCGGTGCTGCCGCACGTGCGCGCCTTCGTCGACTCGTTCCGCACCCGCGCACGCCTGGCGCCGGCCGCGGTCGTTCCGGCACCGCCATCGGCGCCGGCCGCGGCACCGGCGCTGGAACCGCCGAAGCCGGCCGAGCCGCCGCCACCACCGCCCGCGTTGGCGCCGAAGGTGACCGTGCCGATGCCGTCGCTGACCAAATAGCGCGAGACGAGGGAACGACCATGCTGGATCGCTGCGATCGGGTGCAGGTCGCGGTCGCCGACCGCAAGGCGGTGGCCGGGCGCTACCACCGGCTGCTGGGCGCCGAGATCACGCGCGAGGACCGCAGCGCCCATCTTGGCGCGCATCGGCTGGTGCTGGCGGTGGGCGAGAGCGAGATCGAGCTCTGCGAGCCCGACGGCGCCGGCCGCACGCATGATTTCCTGTCGAAGTGGGGCGAGTCGATCATGACCGCCGGCTATTCGACGGTGGACGTCGTCGCGCTGGCGCGCCGCCTCGACGGGCTGGGCGTGTCCCATACCTATGACGGTCCGCAGCTGCATCTTGGACCACCGCACACGCCGGGCTTCCCGATGGTGATCACGCCCAGCACCTATCGCGTGCGCGTCGGCCTGGCCTCGTTCCTCTACGAGACCACCAGCGTGCTGGTCACCGACTGGCGTCAGGCGGCGGCCGCCTTCACCAGCCTGTTCGACCTCGACCCGACGCGCTTCTCGAAGATCGGCTCAAAGCGCTTCGGCTACGAGGGCACGCTGACCCTGTTCGATCCGCCCAACCGGCTTGATCGCATCGAACTGTCGCAGGTCACCGGCCCCGACAGCGCCATGGCGCGCTTCACCAGGCGGCGCGGTGGCGACGGGCTCTACATGGCGTACATCGAGACGCACGACTGGCCGGGCATCCGCGCGCGGCTGCTGG
The window above is part of the Alphaproteobacteria bacterium genome. Proteins encoded here:
- a CDS encoding FkbM family methyltransferase, giving the protein MAGRAGSRYSPPTRDSDGPGMGVEQDVGLTPEETSFGAHASAAAPPSGALPYRSRRCRHGTFIYNTRDRFIGRSLDLYGEYAELELQLLLRLIKPGDIVVDAGASIGAFSVPMARRVGPDGWVLAAEPQRLVHQMLCANVAVNGLANVVAHWCGLGAAPGEAVVPPLDHGQEHNYGGIGLRAGGAGERVPVVSVDSLDLPGCALIKVDVEGMELDVLRGAADTIRRRQPRLFVENNGTERSPPLIGWLLEQGYRLYWHVTPLFNPRNFANAAEDAFANLNATNMLCLPPRDTSEVRGLRAVSGPEDTALESQRRRREAAAAARS